The Gloeobacter violaceus PCC 7421 DNA window ACATCCAGGTCACCCCGCGCAATCTCGAATTTTTTTATAAAAGCGACGACAACCTCGCCAAGCTTGTGTGCACCTTCGAATTGATCGACGATTTGCAGTGGCAGCGGTTGCGCCGGTTTATGGACCGCTACGCCGCCAGCAACGGCATGGAGTACCAGGACCGAGGCCCGCAGGACAAAATGAAACAGTAGTGACACCGTCTCCCCTACCGCTATGACCGTCTTCGAAGGCAACCTCCAGGACACCCGGGATCTAAAATTCGCCATTGTGATCGCGCGCTTCAACGACCTGGTGGTCGGCAAATTGCTGTCCGCCTGTGAGGATTCCCTCAGGCGCCACGGCGTCGCCGTCGGTCCCGATTCGCACCAGGTCGATTATGCCTGGGTGCCGGGCTCCTTCGAGATCCCGATGGTGGCCCGCCAACTTGCCCTCTCCGGCCGCTACGACGCGATCGTCTGCCTGGGGGCAGTCATCCGCGGCCAGACCAGCCACTACGACCACGTCGCCTCGGAAGTGGCCAAGGGCATCCAGGCCCTCGCCTTTCAGACCGGGGTGCCGGTCACCTTCGGCGTGCTCACCACCGACACGATGCAGCAGGCGATCGAGCGGGCCGGCATCAAGAGCAACCTCGGCTGGGAGTACGGCGAGAATGCCATCGAAATGGCCACCCTCACCCGCAAAATCCGCCACCTTGTCGCCGTGCGCGCCGTTCAGCCCGAACTGCCCGAGCAAACCCCGCCCAGTTTGCTGCAGTAACCTGCCGATGCGCCGCTGTCTGCTGGTGTTGCTGGTATGGCTGTGGCCGTGGTCGGCGGTAGCTCAGACTTCGTTGAAATTTGACCTGGACGGCGATGGTCAGGCTGAGACGATCGTCCTGGCGGGTAGCGAATTGCGCGTGCGCACCCAGGGTAGGAGCGAGATCCGCATGACGCTCGCCCCTTCGGCCCGGGCGGTCGAGACAGTGCCCCTCTCGGGCCGGATGGCACTGCTTGGGGTAGTCTTCGAAGGGGCCGGCAGTCGCTGCTACGCGTTTTTTCGCTACCGCACCGGCAATCTTGCGGCGGTGCCGGTGGAGGTTGGCGAGGACGATTTTGCCGATCGGCGCATCTGTGCCACAGACCAGATGCAGGTGCGCTGGACGGATCTGAACGCCGACGGCAGCTCAGAACTGATTGTCGAAGAACGGCTCGGCCAGCCCAAGCGCGCCTTGCGCCGCCGCGTCTACCGCCACGCCGAGGGCAGCTGGAACGCCGCACCGCTGCTGTCGGGGCTCTCGGTGGACGGAGTGCCGATTTTGCCCCAGATGGTCGGTTCTTACTATCGCGCCGAGGCGGGCGCCGCCCTCGAAAATTTGCAGGACTTGCAGGAACTGCGCACCAGTCCGGCCTTGCAGGTCGCTTTGCCGGTGGGCGGCGGGCCATATCAGATAACTTTGCGCACCCCGGGGGCGGAGGCCGGTGTGGTCGTCACCGGCGCCCAGCGCTCGGTGGACCTGGCGCGCGGCGAGCAGGTGCTTACTTTGAGTGTCGCGGTCGGTAGCCGGACCGGCCGCCTCATCTACGACTCCGCCGCCGATTTTGCCGATCCGCCCTTGTTGTTGGTGGGCCTCGGCCGCGACCTCGACGGCATCTACCGGCCCGCGCCCTACGCTCCCCAGTGGCCTACCCTCGAAGCCTATCTGGCCCAGGGGGTGCTCATCGGCCTCTGGAACCCGCTGGGTAACGTCGGGTTGGTGCTGCGCGACAGCCTGCGCATCCAGGCGGGAAGCAGCCCGAACGGGGTGGTGCTCTCTTTGCGTCCCGCAAATAACTACAGCGTCGATCTGACGGCGGCGGTGAGCGCCCCTTACGATCTGGCGCTGGTCTCAACCGGAGGGCCGTCCTGGCTTGTGGATCTGCGCGGGGCGGATTTTTTTGCCCTCGCCCCCGCCCGCTGCAACGGCGAAGGCCGTCCGACCTGCGCCCCGACCGCCAACCCGGTACTCTACCGCCGCCGCGACGCCCCTTCGTAGCAGAAGTTGGTACGATAAAAAAGCGCAATTTTAAGGATATGGCCGTGGTCACCCCCAGCACCACCAAGACCCTCGCGGACTGGACGCCCCAAGAAGTGGCAGAGCTGGCCCGTCGCCTCGAAAACGACGATTACGAGCACGCCTTCGACGCCCTCGCCGACTGGCAAGTGCTCAAGGCCCTGCAGTATCGTCGTCCCCAACTGGTCGATGCCTACGTGCATCTGCTCGAACTCGAAGAGGACGAATCGTAACCCCATGGCCAAACATCGCTTTCTGGCGGGCAAAAAGATCGACCCCCAGCCGATTGGGGCGGGCATCTCGGTGAGTGCCCTCATCGACAACACGTTTTTGGCTTACAACGCCGGCCGGCTGCGCGAGGCGGCCCGGCTTTTAGTCGAGCGCATGCTGCGTCCGGGGGTGACTGTAGGCGTGACTCTGAGCGGCGCGCTCACGCCCACGGGATTGGGTATGGCGGCGATTATTCCGCTCATGGAAGCGGGGTTTATCGATTGGATCATCTCCACGGGCGCCAATCTTTACCACGACACCCACCACGGCATCGGCCTCGATTTGCGCCGCGGCCGGGCCGATATTTCCGACGTGGTCCTGCGCGAAGAGGGCGTGGTGCGCATCTACGACATCTTCTTCGACTACGACGTCTTGCTGTCGACCGACCGCTTCTTTCGCGAAATCTTTAAAGCTCCCGAGTTTCAAGCCGCCATGGGCACGGCCGAATTTCACTACCTGGCGGGCAAGTACATCGCTGAGCGCGAGCGGCAGTTGGGCCTGGAGAATAAATCGCTGCTTGCCGCGGCTTATCGTCTCGGGGTGCCCATCTACACCTCCAGTCCCGGGGATTCTTCGATCGGCATGAACATCGCGGCGATGGCCCTCGACGGCAAAGGTCCGCGCCTCGATGTCTCACTCGACGTCAACGAGACCGCGGCCATTGTGCTGGACGCCAAGCGCTCCGGGGGTGAGAGCGGGGTCTGGATTCTCGGGGGCGGTTCACCCAAGAACTTCATGCTCCAGACCGAACCGCAGATCCAAGAAGTCCTGGGCATTCAAGAAAAGGGGCACGACTACTTTTTGCAGGTGACCGACGCGCGGCCCGATACTGGCGGTCTGTCGGGGGCTACCCCCTCCGAGGCGGTCTCCTGGGGCAAAGTGGATCCCGACCGGCTGCCGGACACGGTGGTCTGCTACGTCGATTCGACGATTGCTCTGCCGCTACTGACCGCCTACGCCTTGGATAACGCTGAGTCCCGCCCGCTCAAGCGCCTCTACGACCGCCGGGGCGAAGTGATGGCCAAGCTCAAAGCCGAATACGAGGCGGCCCAGGCGGCTGGGGGAAGAGATCACAATGTGGGCGAACCGGCTCCCGAGCACATATCCTCGCAGGCCGCCGGCCGTTAGGTTTGTAAGCTGGGAAGGTAAAACCTTGGTTTGCTAGTGCTCATCTCCCAGTGTTCAGGGTAAGCACCTAGTAAATAGGAGTACGATAGTGTTCGAGGTTGTATTGAAATAACCTGCTTGAGGAATATCATGATAGGCCCCGAACTTCTTAATACTCTACTTAGTATTCTGCAGAGTCTTGGCACTACTCTGATCGCTTTCTTATTTAGATATTACTTGAACGAATTGAGTGACAATCGCACCTTAAGCAGGCTCCGTACAACTGGAGTGATAACGATCCGTAGCACAAAGCGTGATGATGCCGAAAAGTCTAAGCGTCGCACTCAACAGATCGTTGCAGTGCTATTTACTGCTGTTCATGTTACTCTGTCATCCTTGTTGCTTTTCCTCGTTGCCTCTATAAGTATCAGTCCTTTACTATTTGCACTCTCTATTGTGAGCATATTCATCTTTGCTCTAACCATCAATGACGTTTGGACGAGGGCATTCGATTCCGCAGCGAGATTTAAACCGCAAGCGGAAATCGAGCTTACTTCGGATGTCGTCGCAATCAAAGACCAGATTAAGTCGATTATGATGCAGTTAAGAGCTTCATTGTTCTGGGATGATGGAGAAACACTCGGATACAAGATGCCTGGAGGTCTTCTCCGCTCTGAGAGAATGCTTGTATTCAAGATCACAAACAGTAAAAACTTACTTTTGGAGGTGTGTGGCTGCAAAATTCTAGGAAGCAGCAAAGAATTTAAGGGGCCTAGCGATGGTTCATTCCTTGAAGATGCTTTGAATGTACAAAGTTTTATCGATCTCTTCTACGCTAGCAGTGTTCTTGCACAGGATGAATCGAAGTATTTGCCTATTAGCCCGGCAAGCAAAGGGTTGCATCCGTATGCGAACAATCTCAGTAGCTTGGACGAAAGTAGCAGTTCTGAACTGAACTGGAGCGAATTGGGTAACCGAGAAGTGTCTGTAGTGAAAAGGCACGGTAGAGTAGCAGGCTTTTATCTTCCTGTAAACACTGCTACCAAAGAGGAGATCCGGCAGGCTCATTTACAATTTGAGCAAGCATTAGAGCAAGTTTTGAAGGAAAGTAACCTTACCGAAGACGAACTGAACAAATTACTGGATCTCTCGAGTTGATCCGCTGTGCTCTTAGTGATCGATGCGAACATTCTGGTCGGTGAATCCCTACGAAAGCGCGGACAGGAACTCTTTTCTAACCCTGCACTCGAAATATTTGCAACCCAGAAAGTCGTAGAAGAATACGAATACGAGCTGGCAAAGCGCATGGAAGCAATGGTCCGAAAGGGCAATCAGAACTTGCAGAGTGCACAAGCTCTACGCGCCGCAGCCATCCAGTGCATCGAGAAGAATATTCAGCCAGTTCCTGAGCCCATATATCTCTCCAATAAAATGCAGGCCTTGCTGCGCATCCCCCGTGATCCTCAGGACTGGCCCACGGTTGCCTTGGCCTTGGTCCTGGAGGCCGGAATATGGACTGCTGATGGAGATTTTTTGGGGTGTGGACTGCCAACTTGGACAACAGAAACCTTGTCGGCATACTTGGCTAGCAATACCTCGTAATGCTTGAAAGTTGTACCATTAAATCCTAGGCATTCGCACCGGTTGCCACGAGCTCTAATTTGCACTCAATACCGGCTTCGCTTCCAGACGCTCGATGGCCTCGTTCAGCAGCCTTTCTCCCTCGGGTACAGTCTCAATGCACATCAGTTGGGCGCGCAAAGCCGCCGCTCCGGGAAAGTCGCGCACGTACCAGCCCATGTGCTTGCGCGCCCGGCGTACCCCCGGCGCTCCGAGATAGTCAAAAAGCAAGTGGAGATGGACACAGGCCATCTCCAGGCGCGCGCGGGGTGTCGGATCGGGTAGTCGCTCGCCGGTGCGCAAATAGTGATCGATCTGACCCACCAAGTGCGGAGCCCCCATCGTGCCGCGCGCGCACATGACGCCGTCCGCTCCGGTCAACTCCAGACAGCGAATCGCCGCGTCGATTGAGAAGATGTCGCCGTTGGCGATGACTGGGATGGCCAGTTGCGCTTTGACCCGGGCTATCCACTCCCAGCGGGCGGTGCCTTCGAAACTCTGGGCGCGGGTGCGGGCGTGGACCGTGAGCATCTGGGCGCCGCTTTCTTGCATCAGGCGCGCAAATTCGAGGATATTGATCTCCCCGTCGCTCCAGCCCAGGCGCGTCTTGACGGTGACCGGCAGGCTTACCGCCGCCGCGACTACGGCGACGATTTTGGCCGCGGTGGCCGGATCGCGCAGGAGCGAGGAGCCGCCGCCGTTTTTGGTGATCTTGTTGACCGGGCAACCCATGTTGATGTCGATCACATCGGCACCCTGGGCCTCGGCGACGCGCGCCGCCTCCGCCAGAAAGTCGGGGCGGCAATCGAACAGCTGGATGCCGATGGGCGTCTCGCCCGGCGCGATGTCCATGATCTGGGGCAGCGAGCGGCTGTAGTGCAGCCCCGAAGCGCTCACCATCTCGGTGTACAACAGCGAGTGCGGCGCATAGCGGCGCACCAGTTGCCGAAACGCCTTGTCGGTCACCCCGGCCAGGGGCGATTGGAGCACGCGGCTGGCGAAGCGGTGCGAACCGATGGTGAGGGGTGAAGCGAGGCGTGCCCGGTGGGTGGCGGACAGTTCCATGGGGGGTTCCCTCAGCTGAGTTTGACGGCGGTGCCGGAGACGGAGACCATCAACATGCTGCCCCCTTCGGGAACGGCGATAGTTTCGTAGTCGATGTCGACGCCAATCACCCCATCGGCGCCCAGTTCGCGCGCCTCGCGGGTCATCTCGTCCATGGCAATCTGGCGGGCTTTGCGCAATTCGCGCTCGTAGGCGGCGGAGCGGCCTCCCACGATGTCGCGGATCTTGGCAAAAAAGTCGGCGAAGACGTTGGCGCCCAGGATAGCCTCGCCGGTCACGACACCCAGATAACCCTGGACCGGGCGGCCTTCGATGGCGGTGGTGGTGCTGATAATCACAACAGGATGCTCCCGATTCACAGCAAGGTCTGCAGATAAGTTTGCACGATCGTCTCCAGCTTGCTCATAATCTCCTGCTGCTCCTGGGGATTGAGCCCGGTGTTGCGCAGCTCCAGGATCAGCTCGCCCTTGCGCTTGGGAAGACCGACGAAGCCTTTGTGGCCGTTGCGAAAGTCGGAGGCCGCAAATTCGCCGGCAATCCCCGCCAGATTAAATAATTCCGCCTCGCTGCGCTCGGGCACCAGACCCACGGACTGCTTGCACACCAGGCGCAACTGTTCGATTTCGGGCCGCTCCACGATGAGCTTTTCGAGTTTGGCAAGCCGCCCATGCCAGTGGCGTTCCTCTTCGCCTTCCTCGCGCTCCATGCGCTCTTTGAGCAGGCGATTGTAATTTTCAAACAGGACGGGAGTGACACTCTGCTCCCAATCGCGAATGCGGCTGAAGACCGTGTGGATACTGCGGACGATCTTGGGTGTCGGGTTGTACGGAACCGCCTGACGGTTTGGCCCGTGCGGGTTGTAGCCCAGCATGATCCGCCGCAGGGTGTTTTGCGTAATGTTGCGTTCACCGGTGTACTGATCGACCGAAAGCAAACAAAAATCCGTCTGGGTCATGCGGGCTTCGTTGAGAAAATTCTCCAGCAATTGCCCAAGAGGGAACTGACGTTTTGGAAGTGCACCATTCATTGCCGTTTACGTGTATACGGTGATACTATGTTATCCCATCGGCGGTAACTTACCGGTGCAGGCACCCCCGGGCATGGGAAGGCGATCCCCGGTGCCGCCCGACACAATCCGTGGGATTTTTCACACTTTCGTGAGATTTTACTGGAAATACGCTCGGAGAGCGTGTAGTATTTCTCGCAGTCCTTCTCTTAAAATAATCTATGTCAGCGGACGATACATTTGCCAATGCGCTCGAGGTGATCCAGTGCCTGCCGCTCGGTGATCCGCGTGTGCTCGACGCCTGCCGCAGGCTCGGGGAGATCACCAACGACCTGCAAAGCGCGATGGCGGCTGAGACCGACCTGGAGCAAGCCTGTGCCCTTGTCGAAGAGCACGCTCACGACAGCGCGCGCAAGGCGGCAAGCTTTCTTATCGAGGTGTTGCGCCTCGCCCACAACCTCTAATGGCGCGGGTTTTCGCCATGTCTTACCGACTTATGCCGCTGGACATCCAGTAGACAATTTGTCCACTTAATGGGCCGAAGCGGAGGGGAAATGTCCTTGCCAGCGGGCCTCGGCGCGCCCGAGGGCGGCGCGCACCTGCTCGAAGCCGGTGCCGCCGTAGCTGTTGCGGGCGGCCACCACCGTTCTGGGGGTGATAGCCGCGTAGAGATCATCGTCGAAGGCCGGATGGAAGTGCCGCCACTGGGCAATGGGCAGATCCCGCAGCAGTGCATTTGATTTTAAGCAGTGCTTGACCACTGCGCCGATGACGCCGTAGGCCTCCCGAAAGGGTACCCCCTTGCGCACCAGATAGTCGGCGGCGTCGGTGGCGTTGGAGAAATCTTCTTCGACAGCCCCGGCAAGCCGGTCGGGCTGAAAGACGATGCCTTCGGCCATCAGAATCGTCATCGCTTCTAGAGAACTTTCGACCGAGCGCGCCGCGTCGAAGATGCCCTCTTTGTCCTCCTGCAGGTCTTTGTTGTAGGCGAGCGGCAACCCCTTGAGCACGGTGAGCATCCCCATCAGGTGGCCGAAGATGCGGCCCGTCTTACCGCGCACCAGTTCCGGCACGTCCGGATTTTTCTTCTGGGGCATCAGGCTGGAGCCGGTGGCACAGCGATCGGTGAGGGTAAGAAAGCGAAATTCTTGCGAAGCCCAGAGGATGATTTCTTCTGAAAGCCGGCTCAGGTGCACGGCAATCAGGCTCGCTGCCGCCAGAAATTCGACCACATAGTCGCGGTCGCTCACCGCATCGAGCGAATTTTCGCTGAGGGCGACAAAACCCAGAAGCCGGGCGGTGTAGTGCCGGTCGATGGGTAGGACCGTTCCGGCGAGCGCCCCGGAACCGAGCGGACAGACGTTGACGCGCTCGCGGATCTGCGTCAGCCGCTCGATGTCGCGCTCGCCCATCTCGATGTAGGCAAGCAGGTGGTGGGCGAGGCTCACCGGTTGTGCCCGCTGCAGGTGGGTGTAACCGGGAATGAGCGTCTCGACGTGGCAAGCGGCCAGATCCAGCAGGGTGCGCTGAAATACGCCAAGTCGGCCGACAATCCGGTCGATACGCTCGCGCAGCCACAGCCTGAGGTCGGTACCCACCTGATCGTTGCGCGAACGGGCCGTGTGCAGTTTCTTGCCCACCTCGCCCACCAGTTCCACCAGCCGCCGCTCGACGGCATAGTGCACATCCTCCTGTTCAAGACCCGGGCGGAACTGACCGGTGCGCCACTCCGAGCGGATCTGCTCAAGACCACCGACTAGAGCCTCAGCCTCCGCTTCGCTGAGGATGCCGCTATGCGCCAGCATCCGGGCGTGGGCCGCCGAGCCGCTCAGGTCGTACTCGATAAGCTCGATGTCGAAGCCGATGCTCGCATTAAAGGCGGCGACGGTCGGGTGCAGGCCCGCTTCAAAGCGGGCGCTCCAGGGGGTGGCGGTCATGGTGAACAGCAGACAGACAACTTCATCAGCATATCCTCACGCCGCTGCCGAAGCCTCCCGTAGCACACCCGAAGAGCGTATCTCAGACTACAAAACACCTCCCCGACCCTCCTTAGTATGGGTTGGCCCTGCCCTGGCCGGCTTGGCTCCACTCTTTCACTTGGCCCACTACAGCTCTAGGAGAGCCTCGACATGGCGAAGACTCCCGATGACGTTCTCAAGATGATCCAGGATGAGGACGTCAAAATAGTTGACTTAAAATTCATCGATTTGCCGGGCACCTGGCAGCATTGTTCGTTTGCCACCAACCAGATCGATGCGGATGCTTTTGCCGAGGGCATCCCCTTTGACGGTTCGAGCATCCGTGGCTGGAAGGCCATCAACGAGTCGGACATGTTGATGGTGCCGGATCCGAGCACGGCGTTCATCGATCCGTTCTTCAAAGAGACGACTTTGAGCCTTACCTGCTCGATCCGCGAGCCGCGCACGGGCGAACCCTACGGCCGCGATCCGCGCACGATTGCCGCGAAGGCACTTGAATATCTCAAAGGCACCGGCATCGCCGACACTGCCTACTTCGGTCCCGAGGCGGAATTTTTCATCTTCGACGATGTGCGGTTCGATCAGACCCAGAATGCGGGCTACTACTATCTCGACTCGGTCGAAGGCAACTGGAACACCGGCCGCAACGAAGGTCCCAATCTAGGCTACAAGCCCCGCAACAAAGAAGGGTACTTCCCGGTTGCCCCCACCGATTCGATGCAGGATATCCGCACGGAGATGCTGCTCACCATGGGCAGTCTGGGGGTGCCCATCGAGAAGCACCACCACGAAGTGGCCTCCGGCGGTCAGGCCGAACTTGGGGTGCGCTTTTTGTCGATGGTGGAGGCGGCGGACGCGCTGCAGATCTACAAGTACGTGATCAAAAACGTCGCCCGCAAGCACGGCAAGGTAGCGACCTTCATGCCCAAGCCAATCTTTAACGACAACGGCACCGGCATGCACACCCACCAGTCGCTCTGGAAGGACGGCCAGCCGCTGTTCGCAGGCGACAAGTACGCCGACTTGAGCGAAATGGCGCTCTACTACATCGGCGGCCTGCTCAAGCACGCCCCGGCGATTCTGGCCTTTTCCAACCCGACCACCAACTCCTACAAGCGCCTGGTGCCCGGTTTCGAGGCGCCGGTGAACTTGGCCTACTCCCAGGGCAACCGCTCCGCTTCGATCCGCATCCCGCTGAGCGGCAAGAGCCCCAAGGCCAAGCGTCTGGAATTCCGCTGCCCCGACGCCAGCTCCAACGCCTACATCGCCTTTGCGGCGATGCTGATGGCGGGTCTGGACGGCATCAAGAACAAGATCGACCCGGGCGAGCCTCTCGATGTCGATATTTACGAGCTGTCCGCCGAGGAGTTGGCCAAGGTGCCCTCCACCCCCGGTTCGCTCTCCGAAGCCCTCAAGGCGCTCGAAGAGGACCACGCTTTTCTGACCGAGGGCGGCGTCTTCAGCGAGGAGCTGATCAACGTCTGGATCGAGTACAAGCTCGAAAAAGAAGTGATCCCGATGTCGCTCAGGCCCCACCCCTACGAGTTCTCGCTCTACTTCGACGTCTAAGCGACGCCTGAGCGGTAACTTTCGCCCCGGCGGCTACGGCTTGGCCGGGGTTTTGATTTTTCGGTTACCTTTGCTCCTCAAACCACCTGCAAAGCAAATCCCGGCAGGCCCGCTCTTCAATGCCTGCAACAACGGGCAGGCGGTGGAAGCTTACGGCGCTCGCCGGTAAGTTGAGCACCGAACCTACTGCTCCGGCTTTGGGATCGTCGGCGCCGTAAACGAGCAGGCCCAGGCGTGATTGCAAAATCGCACCGGCGCACATCGCACAGGGCTCCAGGGTGACGTAAAGCGTGCAGTCGGTCAGCCGCCAGTCGCGCAGCTTCGCGCAGGCGGCGCGCATCGCCACGATCTCGGCGTGGGCGGTCGGGTCATAGTCGCGCTCGCGGCGGTTGGCGCCGGTAGCCAGGAGCACTCCGGACGCATCCACCACCAGCGCACCGACGGGTACCTCCCCCACCCGGCCCGCCTCGCGCGCCAGCTCCAGGGCCATACCCATCCACTCGCTGTGACTTTTCACTTGGGCTTAGCTGGGGAACTAGGACTCGAACCTAGAGACTTCAGGGCCAGAACCTGACGTGTTGCCAATTACACCATTCCCCAATGGCTTATCCAAGCTCGCACACCGCTTTGGGCAGTGTCAAGCTGCGACCCTCTCTGTATGCTGTGAAAATCGACCGCTCTACAGGTGCACGCATGCTCTCGCAGATCGTTCGCCCGATGGTGCATACCCAGATCCGGCTTCTGGCCGGTTCCGCAGCGCCGCGCTCGACGCTGGTCAATTTGCTTTCGCAGTGGCTCGGGTTCCTCGGGGTGCGCGCCCGGGTCACCCACCTGGAACCGGACACCAACCGCATCTACGTCTCTTTTTGCGTCGAGAAGCCTGAAGCCTGCGACCCCCACGACTGGCAACACATCCTAGGCAAACTTCAGCGCACCCCAGGAATGCCCACCGCCGCTCCGTTCGAGCCCACCCCCACCCAGCAGAGCCAGCTGCACCGCCTGCTCGCCCACATGATCCAGGCGGGCCAGGGCGAGGGGCCGATTCCCTGGGAGAATCTGAGACCCCAACTGATGGCCCTCGGTTTCGACGAGGCGACCTTGGCTGGGATCCGTTCGCATCTATCCAGTCCACAGCCGCTCGAAGCGGTGCTCGCGGAGCTCGATCCGGATGTGGCTGCCCTCGCCCTAGCCAGGGCCGTCGGTATCGCCATGCTTGATCGCCGCATCAACCCCTCAGAAGACAGTGCCCTCACTGCGCTGCTGCAGGCGATGGGGCGCAGCAATTCTGGAGATTAGCCCGACCCGCTCGTTCGACTTGCGGATTGCTTCGCAGGCTTACTAGTGGTCGACGGCCGTCAGAAATTGGGTGTTGCCGTTGGCGGAGACCACCGCGCCGATCGCCGCTACCGGGTCGATGCCGCCGGCTTCACCGCGGCCGGCGGTGCGCTTGAGCAGCTCACGGATCTCAGGCGGCTTGAGATCCGGCTGGAGGCTTTTGAGCATAGCGACCACTCCACTCACAAAGGGCGCGGCAGCGGAGGTGCCGCGCAGCAGCGCTCCGGCGTCGCGGGCGAGCACGTCGGGGCGGGGT harbors:
- the psb28 gene encoding photosystem II reaction center protein Psb28, whose translation is MATIEFISGIREELTEIKLRRGQTSGNRIVVFVFEKVNAMDKLSSFSSGGAQYMLLNDEEGDIQVTPRNLEFFYKSDDNLAKLVCTFELIDDLQWQRLRRFMDRYAASNGMEYQDRGPQDKMKQ
- the ribH gene encoding 6,7-dimethyl-8-ribityllumazine synthase, whose translation is MTVFEGNLQDTRDLKFAIVIARFNDLVVGKLLSACEDSLRRHGVAVGPDSHQVDYAWVPGSFEIPMVARQLALSGRYDAIVCLGAVIRGQTSHYDHVASEVAKGIQALAFQTGVPVTFGVLTTDTMQQAIERAGIKSNLGWEYGENAIEMATLTRKIRHLVAVRAVQPELPEQTPPSLLQ
- a CDS encoding DUF2555 domain-containing protein: MAVVTPSTTKTLADWTPQEVAELARRLENDDYEHAFDALADWQVLKALQYRRPQLVDAYVHLLELEEDES
- a CDS encoding homospermidine biosynthesis protein; its protein translation is MAKHRFLAGKKIDPQPIGAGISVSALIDNTFLAYNAGRLREAARLLVERMLRPGVTVGVTLSGALTPTGLGMAAIIPLMEAGFIDWIISTGANLYHDTHHGIGLDLRRGRADISDVVLREEGVVRIYDIFFDYDVLLSTDRFFREIFKAPEFQAAMGTAEFHYLAGKYIAERERQLGLENKSLLAAAYRLGVPIYTSSPGDSSIGMNIAAMALDGKGPRLDVSLDVNETAAIVLDAKRSGGESGVWILGGGSPKNFMLQTEPQIQEVLGIQEKGHDYFLQVTDARPDTGGLSGATPSEAVSWGKVDPDRLPDTVVCYVDSTIALPLLTAYALDNAESRPLKRLYDRRGEVMAKLKAEYEAAQAAGGRDHNVGEPAPEHISSQAAGR
- a CDS encoding PIN domain-containing protein, translating into MLLVIDANILVGESLRKRGQELFSNPALEIFATQKVVEEYEYELAKRMEAMVRKGNQNLQSAQALRAAAIQCIEKNIQPVPEPIYLSNKMQALLRIPRDPQDWPTVALALVLEAGIWTADGDFLGCGLPTWTTETLSAYLASNTS
- the dusB gene encoding tRNA dihydrouridine synthase DusB → MELSATHRARLASPLTIGSHRFASRVLQSPLAGVTDKAFRQLVRRYAPHSLLYTEMVSASGLHYSRSLPQIMDIAPGETPIGIQLFDCRPDFLAEAARVAEAQGADVIDINMGCPVNKITKNGGGSSLLRDPATAAKIVAVVAAAVSLPVTVKTRLGWSDGEINILEFARLMQESGAQMLTVHARTRAQSFEGTARWEWIARVKAQLAIPVIANGDIFSIDAAIRCLELTGADGVMCARGTMGAPHLVGQIDHYLRTGERLPDPTPRARLEMACVHLHLLFDYLGAPGVRRARKHMGWYVRDFPGAAALRAQLMCIETVPEGERLLNEAIERLEAKPVLSAN
- a CDS encoding heavy metal-binding domain-containing protein; the encoded protein is MIISTTTAIEGRPVQGYLGVVTGEAILGANVFADFFAKIRDIVGGRSAAYERELRKARQIAMDEMTREARELGADGVIGVDIDYETIAVPEGGSMLMVSVSGTAVKLS
- the argH gene encoding argininosuccinate lyase — its product is MTATPWSARFEAGLHPTVAAFNASIGFDIELIEYDLSGSAAHARMLAHSGILSEAEAEALVGGLEQIRSEWRTGQFRPGLEQEDVHYAVERRLVELVGEVGKKLHTARSRNDQVGTDLRLWLRERIDRIVGRLGVFQRTLLDLAACHVETLIPGYTHLQRAQPVSLAHHLLAYIEMGERDIERLTQIRERVNVCPLGSGALAGTVLPIDRHYTARLLGFVALSENSLDAVSDRDYVVEFLAAASLIAVHLSRLSEEIILWASQEFRFLTLTDRCATGSSLMPQKKNPDVPELVRGKTGRIFGHLMGMLTVLKGLPLAYNKDLQEDKEGIFDAARSVESSLEAMTILMAEGIVFQPDRLAGAVEEDFSNATDAADYLVRKGVPFREAYGVIGAVVKHCLKSNALLRDLPIAQWRHFHPAFDDDLYAAITPRTVVAARNSYGGTGFEQVRAALGRAEARWQGHFPSASAH
- the glnA gene encoding type I glutamate--ammonia ligase, which codes for MAKTPDDVLKMIQDEDVKIVDLKFIDLPGTWQHCSFATNQIDADAFAEGIPFDGSSIRGWKAINESDMLMVPDPSTAFIDPFFKETTLSLTCSIREPRTGEPYGRDPRTIAAKALEYLKGTGIADTAYFGPEAEFFIFDDVRFDQTQNAGYYYLDSVEGNWNTGRNEGPNLGYKPRNKEGYFPVAPTDSMQDIRTEMLLTMGSLGVPIEKHHHEVASGGQAELGVRFLSMVEAADALQIYKYVIKNVARKHGKVATFMPKPIFNDNGTGMHTHQSLWKDGQPLFAGDKYADLSEMALYYIGGLLKHAPAILAFSNPTTNSYKRLVPGFEAPVNLAYSQGNRSASIRIPLSGKSPKAKRLEFRCPDASSNAYIAFAAMLMAGLDGIKNKIDPGEPLDVDIYELSAEELAKVPSTPGSLSEALKALEEDHAFLTEGGVFSEELINVWIEYKLEKEVIPMSLRPHPYEFSLYFDV
- a CDS encoding nucleoside deaminase; the protein is MKSHSEWMGMALELAREAGRVGEVPVGALVVDASGVLLATGANRRERDYDPTAHAEIVAMRAACAKLRDWRLTDCTLYVTLEPCAMCAGAILQSRLGLLVYGADDPKAGAVGSVLNLPASAVSFHRLPVVAGIEERACRDLLCRWFEEQR